In the Passer domesticus isolate bPasDom1 chromosome 4, bPasDom1.hap1, whole genome shotgun sequence genome, one interval contains:
- the FAM241A gene encoding uncharacterized protein FAM241A isoform X2, whose product MFHCLVKAAFDRNGVHQEQRNHTTEPVIDDYKKMGTLFGELNKSLIRIGFTRMYFGERIVEPVIIIFFWVMLWFLGLQALGLVAVLCLVIIYVQQ is encoded by the exons ATGTTTCACTGCCTGGTCAAAGCAGCCTTTGATAGGAACGGG GTCCACCAAGAGCAAAGGAACCACACCACGGAACCTGTGATAGATGACTACAAAAAGATGGGGACTCTCTTTGGAGAGCTAAACAAAAGCCTTATCAGAATAGGCTTCACAAGGATGTACTTTGGAGAACGGATAGTGGAACCTGTGATAATTATATTCTTCTGGGTTATGCTCTGGTTTCTTGGCCTACAAGCTCTTGGACTGGTGGCTGTTCTGTGCCTTGTCATTATTTATGTACAACAGTAA